The following coding sequences are from one Rathayibacter sp. SW19 window:
- a CDS encoding class I mannose-6-phosphate isomerase: MTHATDARTNYITQPTIPLPAGSTIWTGDDAWGHLADAASASAASVIAIDTYPGVDLPQMLATLQRAMPTFTIVNVEERAALPIEAIDGLIGRNLTEDRVFGVLSNYALDEFYDAQALLDLGAEIASSGQPTIVVGWGATLAVSDADIVVLADLARWEIQRRQRAGAPNWRCDNGSEDDLRKYKRGFFVEWRTADQHKRTFLDRVDFLLDTNRGIEEAALITGDSFRLALQTAATKPFRVVPFFDPGVWGGQWMKQKIGLDPASENYAWCFDCVPEENSLLLERDGRVVEIPAMDLVLSQPRTLLGDRTFSRFGAEFPIRFDLLDTMGGGNLSLQVHPLTDYMQRTFGMHYTQDESYYLLDADESAVVYLGLKTGTDPHELESALRQASDGQHPFPADEFVNRFPAKKHDHFAIPAGTVHCSGANSMVLEISATPFIFTFKLWDWDRLGLDGVPRPVHIDHGVKNIQWERDTTWVEDNLLDTVELICESEDVTEERTGLHALEFIEVRRHWFSEEAAHDTDGTVNVLNLVEGDEVEVVSPSGAFEPYVVHYAETFIVPAAVGPYSIRRTKNSASERFATVKAYVRGTRTSDE; this comes from the coding sequence GTGACTCACGCAACCGACGCCCGTACTAACTACATCACCCAACCGACGATCCCGCTGCCTGCTGGAAGCACGATCTGGACAGGTGATGACGCATGGGGGCACTTGGCCGACGCTGCCTCGGCGTCAGCCGCGTCAGTCATTGCGATCGACACCTACCCGGGGGTCGACCTGCCCCAAATGCTCGCAACTCTCCAACGCGCCATGCCGACATTCACGATCGTCAACGTCGAGGAGAGGGCCGCGCTGCCGATCGAGGCGATCGATGGACTGATCGGACGGAATCTGACCGAGGACCGAGTCTTCGGCGTTCTGAGCAACTACGCGCTCGACGAGTTCTACGACGCACAAGCCCTGCTCGACCTCGGTGCCGAAATCGCTTCTTCCGGCCAGCCGACGATTGTCGTCGGCTGGGGTGCGACGCTCGCCGTTTCGGATGCCGACATCGTGGTGCTCGCGGACCTCGCGCGCTGGGAGATTCAGCGGCGGCAGCGCGCGGGCGCCCCGAATTGGCGATGCGACAACGGCTCCGAAGACGATCTCCGCAAGTACAAGCGTGGCTTCTTTGTCGAATGGCGCACTGCTGACCAGCACAAGCGCACCTTCCTGGACCGCGTGGACTTCCTCCTCGACACAAATCGCGGTATCGAGGAGGCCGCATTGATCACCGGCGACTCATTCCGACTCGCGCTTCAGACAGCCGCTACGAAACCGTTCCGCGTCGTGCCCTTCTTCGACCCCGGAGTCTGGGGCGGACAATGGATGAAGCAAAAGATCGGATTGGACCCGGCATCCGAGAACTATGCTTGGTGTTTCGATTGCGTGCCCGAAGAGAACTCGCTCCTGCTCGAGCGGGACGGTCGCGTCGTTGAAATTCCGGCCATGGATCTCGTGCTGAGTCAGCCGCGCACACTGTTGGGTGATCGCACTTTCTCACGCTTCGGCGCCGAATTCCCCATCCGCTTCGACCTTCTCGACACAATGGGAGGCGGCAACCTCTCGTTGCAGGTCCACCCATTGACGGACTACATGCAACGCACCTTCGGAATGCACTACACGCAAGACGAGAGCTACTATCTGCTGGACGCCGACGAGAGCGCGGTCGTCTACCTCGGCCTGAAGACCGGCACCGACCCGCACGAACTCGAGTCGGCACTTCGTCAGGCAAGCGACGGGCAGCATCCGTTCCCGGCTGACGAGTTCGTCAACCGATTTCCGGCCAAGAAGCATGATCATTTCGCCATCCCGGCCGGAACAGTGCACTGCTCCGGCGCCAATTCGATGGTGTTGGAAATCTCGGCAACTCCGTTCATCTTCACGTTCAAACTCTGGGACTGGGATCGGCTCGGCCTCGACGGTGTTCCCCGGCCTGTTCACATCGACCACGGCGTGAAGAACATCCAATGGGAGCGGGACACGACGTGGGTCGAGGACAATCTGCTCGACACCGTCGAGTTGATCTGCGAATCGGAAGACGTCACCGAAGAGCGCACGGGCTTGCATGCTCTCGAATTCATCGAGGTGCGGCGCCACTGGTTCTCTGAAGAAGCGGCGCACGACACAGATGGAACAGTGAATGTCCTCAACCTCGTCGAAGGCGATGAAGTCGAGGTCGTGAGCCCGAGCGGCGCATTCGAACCGTATGTGGTGCACTACGCAGAGACGTTTATCGTACCCGCGGCAGTAGGGCCATATTCCATCCGGCGCACAAAAAACTCGGCGAGCGAGCGATTCGCGACGGTCAAGGCCTATGTGCGCGGCACGCGAACAAGCGACGAGTAA